One part of the Vicia villosa cultivar HV-30 ecotype Madison, WI linkage group LG6, Vvil1.0, whole genome shotgun sequence genome encodes these proteins:
- the LOC131613076 gene encoding uncharacterized protein At3g28850 — MGCVSSKLVKKDINQENGYLNHVVSLTSSTYGALSLDKNNNNNNNNSNDSSASNVSQVSETEPQTVSKPNPSPSPSPTHKDKDTETVIKINAWELMEGLEEGVPISNIPKKSPKSAPFLRGFLASDTRSPLKFLNQFGSPKTTVKKSSGKENKVQVTNMVRGGVRRLDYSYSPKGILKSATNSSPKNSSFSAKGSPFSAKRRNSFGNERKSTDSVFEPELVENYEKELSEEEEQIKRVVFATPKTRRARKSLDSIALLNVYEKNCPPGGENSVVIYTTTLRGIRKTFEDCNKVRSIIESYCVCLRERDVSMDSGFKEELKKLMGMKQVQVPVVFVKGRFIGGVDEVVRLEDEEKLGVLLEGIPKALGVCEGCGGMRFVMCRECNGSCKVLDEKKMKKSVKCGYCNENGIIRCSICC; from the coding sequence ATGGGTTGCGTTTCCTCTAAACTCGTCAAAAAAGACATCAACCAAGAAAATGGTTACCTTAACCATGTCGTTTCCCTCACTTCCTCAACCTACGGAGCACTCAGTCTagacaagaacaacaacaacaacaacaacaacagcaatgaCTCTTCGGCTTCCAATGTTTCTCAAGTTTCGGAAACCGAACCACAAACAGTGTCCAAACCAAACccatcaccatcaccatcaccAACCCACAAAGACAAAGATACAGAAACTGTTATCAAGATCAATGCTTGGGAACTCATGGAGGGTCTTGAAGAAGGAGTACCCATTTCGAATATCCCCAAGAAAAGCCCAAAGTCAGCACCTTTTCTTCGTGGGTTTTTGGCTTCTGATACGAGGAGTCCTTTGAAGTTTCTTAATCAATTCGGGTCACCGAAAACTACAGTCAAGAAATCTTCAGGGAAGGAGAATAAGGTTCAAGTTACTAATATGGTTAGAGGCGGTGTTCGACGCTTGGATTATAGTTATAGTCCTAAGGGAATTTTGAAATCCGCTACTAATTCATCTCCTAAGAACTCGAGTTTTTCTGCTAAAGGTTCTCCGTTTTCTGCTAAAAGAAGAAACAGTTTTGGGAATGAGAGAAAGAGTACTGATTCCGTGTTTGAACCAGAACTTGTTGAAAACTATGAAAAGGAACTTTCGGAAGAGGAAGAACAAATCAAAAGAGTTGTTTTTGCTACTCCGAAAACACGAAGAGCAAGGAAATCTCTAGACTCAATAGCCCTTTTGAATGTGTATGAGAAAAACTGTCCTCCGGGGGGAGAAAATTCTGTTGTGATTTACACAACCACGCTAAGAGGAATCAGAAAGACATTTGAGGATTGCAATAAAGTTCGGTCGATCATTGAATCTTATTGCGTGTGTTTGCGCGAGCGCGATGTGTCGATGGACTCCGGGTTTAAGGAGGAATTGAAGAAGCTAATGGGAATGAAACAAGTTCAAGTTCCGGTTGTGTTTGTGAAGGGGAGATTTATTGGAGGGGTTGATGAGGTTGTGAGATTGGAAGATGAGGAGAAGTTGGGGGTTCTTTTGGAAGGGATTCCGAAGGCGTTGGGAGTTTGTGAAGGGTGTGGAGGAATGAGGTTTGTGATGTGTAGGGAATGTAATGGAAGTTGTAAAGTTTTGgatgagaagaagatgaagaaaagtgTTAAGTGTGGTTATTGTAATGAGAATGGAATCATTCGTTGTTCTATATGTTGTTGA
- the LOC131613078 gene encoding albumin-1-like codes for MAYVKLVPLVVTFLMFSMKNVEADCSGVCSPFQIPPCGYPDDCRCIPWGLFVGQCIYPIHSKPIVKMVEEHPYLCQSHGDCVKKSNGNFCGSYPNSKIPYGWCFSSKTKAEHFFTIGSKLAVKELFNISSNSKAKDFLKMAVEIST; via the exons ATGGCTTATGTTAAGCTTGTTCCTTTGGTTGTCACATTTT TAATGTTTTCGATGAAGAACGTAGAAGCGGATTGTTCGGGTGTATGTTCGCCATTTCAGATTCCACCATGCGGCTATCCAGATGATTGTCGGTGTATTCCATGGGGACTATTTGTGGGTCAGTGTATCTATCCAATTCATTCTAAACCAATTGTAAAGATGGTTGAAGAACACCCCTACTTATGTCAATCTCATGGCGATTGTGTTAAGAAGAGCAATGGAAACTTCTGCGGTAGTTATCCTAATTCTAAAATCCCATATGGGTGGTGTTTTTCCTCCAAAACTAAGGCTGAACACTTTTTCACTATTGGCTCTAAGCTTGCAGTAAAAGAGCTCTTCAATATTAGCTCTAACTCTAAAGCAAAAGACTTTCTGAAGATGGCTGTGGAAATTTCCACTTAA
- the LOC131613079 gene encoding albumin-1-like, with the protein MAYANLAPLAVFMLATFLMFSMKNVEAVDCSGVCSPFETTPCRSTDCRCVPWGLFAGQCIYPTGSELIVKMVEEHPYLCQSHSDCVKKGNGNFCANYPNSEIQYGWCFSSNTEAQHFFTIGSKLAGNDLFNIGSNGKTKDFLKMAAAIST; encoded by the exons ATGGCTTATGCTAATCTTGCTCCTTTGGCTGTCTTCATGCTTGCCACATTTT TAATGTTTTCGATGAAGAACGTAGAAGCTGTGGATTGTTCGGGTGTATGTTCGCCATTTGAGACGACACCATGCCGCTCAACAGATTGTCGGTGTGTTCCATGGGGACTATTTGCGGGTCAGTGTATCTATCCAACTGGATCTGAACTAATTGTAAAGATGGTTGAAGAACATCCTTACTTATGTCAATCTCACAGCGACTGTGTCAAGAAGGGCAATGGAAACTTCTGCGCTAATTATCCTAATTCTGAAATCCAATATGGATGGTGTTTTTCCTCCAACACTGAAGCTCAACACTTTTTCACAATTGGCTCTAAACTTGCAGGAAATGACCTCTTCAATATTGGCTCTAACGGTAAAACTAAAGACTTCTTGAAGATGGCTGCGGCAATTTCCACTTAA